One genomic region from Metallosphaera tengchongensis encodes:
- a CDS encoding GYD domain-containing protein: MTVFIVISSLTDKGAETVAEKPERIKLVNEELAKVGAKVKEQYLVFGDIDFINVVEVDDPEKFLKAIIELNSRGTVRTRSYLAIPVDRAIDVLKSAPSIGHPKEKGK; encoded by the coding sequence ATGACAGTCTTCATCGTAATATCCAGTTTGACCGATAAGGGGGCTGAGACAGTTGCCGAAAAACCTGAGAGGATAAAACTCGTGAATGAGGAGCTCGCCAAAGTTGGTGCAAAGGTCAAGGAACAATACTTGGTTTTTGGGGACATAGACTTCATAAACGTTGTGGAGGTGGACGATCCCGAAAAATTCTTGAAGGCGATAATAGAGCTGAACAGTAGGGGCACAGTGAGGACAAGGTCCTATTTGGCCATACCAGTTGATAGGGCAATAGACGTGTTGAAGAGTGCCCCCTCGATAGGTCATCCAAAGGAAAAAGGAAAGTGA
- a CDS encoding ZIP family metal transporter has protein sequence MMQLIQLFLMSSLVAYSILVTYPLAFRKMSGRRYQLFNGIALGILIYLIMDIFSGTYTLLDDSPILSFLFIVPFVLSYFGFHLYSSMRVSGVSNEKYAETVSLIISLGIGLQNFTEGLAIGGSLRLGLSTVLIPLVVGLTLQNVTEGFPIASPFLKTGVEKERTYLLYMYLLGGSPTLLGSLLSYVLASTPLVVVFNALAMGGILFVALEMYKGMVKHSDQSLRNVAEVGIAIGIVITFLVNLLP, from the coding sequence ATGATGCAGTTGATTCAGTTGTTTCTGATGTCGTCCCTAGTTGCGTACTCAATTTTAGTTACCTACCCCTTAGCCTTCAGGAAGATGTCAGGCAGGAGGTACCAGCTGTTCAACGGGATAGCATTAGGGATACTTATCTACTTGATCATGGACATATTTTCAGGGACTTATACCCTCCTAGACGATAGCCCTATCCTATCCTTTCTCTTTATAGTCCCCTTTGTACTTTCCTACTTTGGGTTTCATCTTTACTCATCCATGAGAGTCTCAGGGGTTTCAAACGAGAAGTACGCTGAAACCGTTTCCCTCATCATATCCCTAGGTATAGGTCTCCAGAATTTCACCGAAGGCCTCGCCATAGGGGGCTCCCTGCGACTAGGCTTGTCGACAGTTCTGATCCCGTTGGTCGTGGGGCTGACTTTACAGAACGTAACCGAGGGCTTCCCCATAGCCTCACCTTTCCTTAAGACGGGAGTGGAGAAGGAGAGAACTTACCTACTCTACATGTACTTGTTGGGCGGAAGCCCCACACTCCTAGGTTCGCTGCTATCTTACGTTTTAGCCTCAACGCCCCTTGTTGTGGTGTTTAACGCTTTAGCCATGGGAGGAATCCTCTTCGTCGCCTTAGAAATGTACAAGGGGATGGTTAAGCACTCGGACCAGTCCCTAAGGAACGTGGCTGAGGTGGGTATAGCCATTGGGATCGTGATTACTTTCCTTGTGAACTTATTACCTTGA
- a CDS encoding CAP domain-containing protein, which produces MSLVRTLVDYINKIRSDHGIQPVKYANSGASNFRANYMLKENIFSHYDKEGVNPVYYFTRAGNYFGMEEAIGYTFSIFPRFKDGVSVVNVSKDLIHQMVYDDQESNWGHRDTLLNPCANYSDVSVAWDSRRVFLVITMISAWVNWGVNPSIRDSVFYAKGRVRVMSPESVIIFQDEPNPSYVSRRYYDLGRPIEGVLPPGLFFRDLRTIRPYTWKMGEEMELKFPLQLTGGVYTVVVNARDSRRVKWKPLSGRDPELCSILTFSFKVPQK; this is translated from the coding sequence ATGTCCTTGGTAAGGACCCTTGTGGATTACATTAACAAGATCAGGAGTGATCACGGAATACAACCTGTGAAGTACGCTAACTCGGGAGCTTCCAACTTCAGGGCCAATTACATGCTCAAGGAGAACATTTTCAGTCATTATGACAAGGAGGGGGTGAACCCAGTCTACTATTTCACAAGGGCTGGGAACTATTTCGGGATGGAAGAAGCAATAGGCTACACCTTTAGCATCTTTCCCCGGTTCAAGGACGGCGTTTCAGTCGTAAACGTCTCCAAGGACCTCATTCACCAAATGGTTTATGACGATCAGGAGAGTAACTGGGGTCACAGGGACACACTGCTCAACCCCTGCGCCAACTATTCAGACGTCTCTGTAGCCTGGGACTCAAGGAGGGTCTTCCTTGTGATCACCATGATATCTGCGTGGGTTAACTGGGGGGTTAATCCATCCATAAGGGACTCAGTCTTCTACGCTAAGGGAAGGGTGAGGGTAATGAGCCCTGAATCAGTTATAATATTTCAGGACGAGCCTAATCCCTCTTACGTCTCTAGGCGGTACTACGACTTAGGAAGGCCTATTGAGGGCGTCCTCCCACCAGGACTCTTTTTCCGCGACTTGAGGACAATTCGACCGTATACCTGGAAAATGGGAGAGGAAATGGAACTTAAGTTTCCCCTTCAGCTAACCGGCGGTGTATATACAGTAGTTGTCAACGCTAGGGACTCTAGGAGGGTCAAGTGGAAACCTCTCTCCGGGAGGGATCCTGAGCTATGTTCGATCCTTACCTTCTCCTTTAAGGTTCCCCAAAAATGA
- a CDS encoding APC family permease produces the protein MSLKKELTLFQLVVIGVVGAVGTGVLFSSAGMASVAGPALVLSWVVGAIFYTFVGLTYSELSVNYPEAGGPARYSLYSHGKLTNAIGAFANLLWYLFIPPIEALAVVEGLSFFFPQLLTSTGAPSLLGSAVGVLLILLFIPFNYFGVKFFGKTTSGLGLVKLAIYLALAFGTLAVVFRPQNFTAYGGFAPYGLAGMFSAIPIAMFAFGGIRVIPDYAEESKKSSMLGKAIMFTILGQSLIYVLFALVFVGGLDWKGLGINPGNWTAISTLPGNPFVDIASAEKASTLIPLALLVAILGPFVVGYIYLGGGTRVLLAMGRSDIVSDKMKQLHQTYSVPYWALIVFGIVGAIVTFLAAPVPTIYGDITDSVVAGYIAFALNPVSMQVLRNRGKIGYKLPGGALTAPLAFISSSLIAFWSGWPSVPYAILLIFIAVLIFSLKYKIIGNVRNSVWYIAYIAFITLITYIGSDGALSIIPFLTASLITAVASLGFFFWGVRSGLKETETVK, from the coding sequence ATGTCTCTAAAAAAAGAGTTAACCCTTTTTCAATTGGTTGTAATTGGAGTAGTGGGTGCAGTAGGGACTGGAGTCCTTTTTTCCTCAGCGGGAATGGCTAGCGTAGCCGGTCCAGCCCTAGTGCTCTCATGGGTGGTCGGTGCCATATTCTATACCTTCGTGGGGCTGACCTATTCAGAGCTCTCGGTCAACTATCCGGAGGCAGGAGGACCAGCTAGGTATAGCCTGTACAGCCACGGAAAGCTGACCAACGCCATTGGGGCCTTTGCGAACCTCCTGTGGTACCTCTTTATTCCTCCTATCGAGGCCCTGGCTGTCGTGGAGGGATTGAGCTTCTTCTTCCCCCAACTTTTAACTTCAACCGGGGCTCCGAGTCTTCTAGGGTCTGCGGTAGGTGTCCTCCTCATCCTCTTGTTCATTCCTTTTAATTACTTTGGAGTAAAATTTTTTGGAAAGACTACCTCTGGGCTAGGCCTCGTAAAGCTCGCAATCTATCTGGCGTTAGCCTTCGGTACCCTGGCGGTGGTCTTTAGACCGCAGAACTTCACCGCCTATGGCGGTTTCGCTCCTTATGGATTAGCTGGAATGTTCAGCGCTATCCCAATAGCTATGTTCGCCTTCGGTGGGATAAGGGTAATCCCAGATTACGCAGAGGAGTCGAAGAAAAGCTCCATGTTAGGCAAGGCCATAATGTTTACCATACTGGGACAGAGCCTGATCTACGTTCTGTTTGCCCTCGTATTCGTTGGTGGTCTCGACTGGAAGGGATTGGGTATAAACCCAGGGAACTGGACTGCAATCTCCACTCTTCCAGGAAATCCGTTCGTGGATATAGCAAGCGCCGAGAAAGCGTCAACCCTGATACCTTTGGCTCTCCTCGTAGCAATACTTGGACCCTTCGTAGTTGGCTACATCTATCTAGGGGGAGGGACCAGGGTTTTGCTGGCCATGGGGAGAAGCGACATAGTATCAGACAAGATGAAGCAACTCCATCAGACTTACTCTGTGCCCTACTGGGCCCTCATAGTTTTCGGCATAGTGGGGGCAATAGTTACTTTCCTAGCAGCGCCAGTGCCCACCATATACGGCGACATAACGGACTCTGTGGTAGCTGGCTACATAGCCTTCGCCCTAAACCCGGTCTCAATGCAGGTGTTAAGGAATAGGGGGAAGATAGGGTACAAGTTGCCAGGAGGGGCCCTAACCGCGCCCTTAGCCTTCATCTCCTCCTCGCTCATAGCGTTTTGGAGCGGTTGGCCATCAGTCCCTTATGCTATCCTTCTAATCTTTATAGCTGTACTAATATTTTCTTTAAAATATAAAATAATTGGGAATGTAAGGAACTCCGTATGGTACATCGCCTACATCGCCTTCATAACTCTCATCACTTACATAGGCAGTGACGGGGCTCTGTCCATAATACCTTTCTTGACCGCTTCGTTAATAACAGCTGTAGCTTCCTTAGGGTTCTTCTTCTGGGGGGTTAGGTCAGGACTTAAGGAGACCGAGACAGTTAAGTAA
- a CDS encoding TA0938 family protein — MKVITNGRETGKKETGCALCGGTWGSYYEDVEDQSMFFCCDLCAKAFINTVNEVKKRTGWDHLDQLELKGNYYTGRTCVARREGKEYKFYVKFNDEADIETFREL, encoded by the coding sequence ATGAAGGTAATAACTAACGGAAGGGAGACTGGTAAGAAAGAGACAGGATGTGCCCTCTGCGGTGGCACTTGGGGGTCTTACTATGAAGATGTTGAAGACCAAAGCATGTTCTTCTGTTGCGACCTCTGTGCAAAGGCATTCATCAACACAGTGAACGAGGTTAAAAAGAGGACGGGGTGGGATCACCTGGATCAGCTGGAGCTTAAGGGCAACTATTATACCGGTAGGACATGCGTAGCCAGAAGGGAGGGCAAGGAGTACAAGTTTTACGTGAAGTTCAATGATGAAGCGGACATAGAGACCTTCAGAGAGTTGTAG